A stretch of the Sulfurimonas sp. HSL3-1 genome encodes the following:
- a CDS encoding molybdopterin synthase catalytic subunit, producing MLELFDGALDVPALLTRWYEEEAQSNYGAYIPFVGTVRDENGIEGLSFDIYEPILNNWFDAWQEKAAEKGAVLKMAHSRGDVLLHESSYIAAVFSPKRRVALETIEAFVEDFKASAPIWKYDLINGKRVYADDRSTAIKGSGLLAGGES from the coding sequence GTGCTAGAACTCTTTGACGGGGCACTCGACGTGCCCGCACTGCTGACACGCTGGTACGAAGAGGAGGCGCAGAGCAACTACGGCGCCTACATCCCCTTTGTCGGGACCGTCCGCGACGAGAACGGCATCGAGGGACTGAGCTTCGACATCTACGAACCGATCCTTAACAACTGGTTCGATGCCTGGCAGGAAAAAGCCGCCGAGAAGGGTGCCGTCCTGAAGATGGCCCACAGCCGCGGCGACGTCCTGTTGCACGAATCCTCCTACATTGCCGCCGTCTTCTCCCCCAAACGCCGCGTGGCCCTGGAGACGATCGAGGCGTTCGTCGAGGACTTCAAAGCCAGCGCCCCCATCTGGAAATACGACCTCATAAACGGCAAACGGGTCTACGCCGATGACCGTTCCACCGCCATCAAAGGCAGCGGGCTGCTGGCCGGGGGTGAGTCGTGA
- a CDS encoding MoaD/ThiS family protein yields MVRIEFLGPINKPAIEMEAATLADVAKALREDAELAPWLENSAVAVNDTLVAGLETPLKSGDKVSLLPPVCGG; encoded by the coding sequence CCTTGGGCCGATCAACAAACCGGCCATCGAAATGGAAGCCGCCACCCTCGCAGACGTCGCCAAGGCCCTGCGCGAGGATGCCGAACTTGCCCCCTGGCTGGAGAACAGCGCCGTCGCCGTCAACGACACCCTCGTTGCCGGCCTCGAGACGCCACTGAAATCCGGGGACAAAGTCTCCCTGCTTCCGCCGGTCTGCGGAGGCTGA